The following are from one region of the Lodderomyces elongisporus chromosome 7, complete sequence genome:
- the MRP49 gene encoding 54S ribosomal protein, mitochondrial, translated as MSLRSLGTPTKKYSPRLLKQIDRVNKLRGTPETSYKFDASKIKEVELFVYRQKPIVFQPAKGLKSFLKDSLPTLRYHNPDIQFTVTNIKAESEDELKKIPLKLNIKAHNESDSSSIECANQPPHWILSELVKRTKARQMTAEEIPLIERTYKVKKW; from the coding sequence atgtcACTTCGATCGTTAGGAACACCAACCAAAAAGTACAGTCCTAGATTACTCAAACAAATTGATAGGGTGAACAAGTTGAGAGGAACTCCAGAGACGAGCTACAAGTTTGATGCttccaaaatcaaagaagTAGAACTTTTCGTCTATCGTCAGAAGCCTATAGTTTTCCAGCCAGCAAAAGGGTTGAAAAGCTTCCTAAAGGACTCCTTACCTACATTAAGGTACCACAATCCTGATATACAGTTTACTGTAACAAATATCAAAGCCGAACTGGAAGATgagttgaagaaaataCCATTGAAGCTCAACATCAAGGCTCACAACGAGAGCGATAGCTCTAGTATAGAATGTGCAAACCAGCCGCCTCATTGGATCCTTTCAGAGTTGGTCAAACGTACAAAAGCCAGACAAATGACAGCGGAAGAAATCCCACTCATAGAACGTACCTACAAAGTAAAGAAGTGGTGA
- a CDS encoding uncharacterized protein (BUSCO:EOG09262TEV), translating into MASRGSSRSSSVSSSNERSLKQSLITNGGLINKAEPRSRKRKSPSPMESTTPKDVGSKRKSARIAQIEETSTPTLSASPEIRESLRIDSDSHLNSDSVEEKISTNGNEFVEPPLAPPSPSYTGLPLEEFPTAKIKKESLWPIKKKSKSKEAESIDNGNYSSSNKNGNISNNNNNNNNNNNNSGNSNSSKMALSQNPSIENATSIEQKYINHLQTPLSDEITAPSTIRGSLDTSSRPIRQTKLKLTVKTPKQHIQKHTVSPSSSNNDTKVDKSTPKNVLKKIKIISPQKTDASTKLLAPNTKIKNEAEHHQHQHQHAQEEDTHKDNDDFCFSCGRPGIFICCETCPKSFHFTCCDPPLEEPPEDDWFCHECVAKRNASLLPNWKDIGIFGKLLNNLQTRNPKAFELPRALREDTFIGVETGDFGDYADDSEKPDIPASKRNGNQLPGFNRDPDLEIETLYDGDGKPNLCHKCKESGLNHRTLIKCDYCPLIYHIDCLEYPMFGPKTIGDKWRCPNHVSDLLPRGLPQLRQYKNTEIVESSLQTNFLRMMALGNFVVKFDSEQYLKDNHNHNNGGSNSARAKTENANSDRLATLHSLSDWGSDLNAIHPEFQPSLNVGTIVTKDGICQPTPLSKSKITPISSSSKSRIYRIPEKSIIMDFMSKVEKKDNAIDAYTEYEYLSRLEQNPAEKEIIDSLYSIHSRQRQLNFEALLKAAQLNLTENWKVEKEQEKEKAKEKEEEEKEEKEEEDRTEDVSNISKDKSIHENNINHNDTLSYKEIQDLIKIKKLMEIKGQDSLLKFLQSK; encoded by the coding sequence ATGGCGTCAAGAGGAAGTAGTCGAAGTAGCTCAGTGAGCTCTTCCAATGAGAGGTCGCTAAAACAGTCGCTAATAACAAATGGAGGTCTAATAAATAAAGCTGAGCCGAGGtcgaggaaaagaaaatcaccTTCTCCAATGGAATCCACAACTCCAAAGGATGTAGGCAGCAAGAGGAAGTCTGCCAGGATTGcacaaattgaagaaactAGTACACCAACGCTATCTGCTAGTCCGGAGATTCGAGAGTCGTTGCGTATAGATCTGGATCTGCATTTGAATCTGGATAGTGTTGAGGAAAAAATTTCAACCAATGGTAATGAGTTCGTTGAGCCACCACTTGCGCCCCCATCTCCGTCATACACGGGGTTACCGTTGGAGGAGTTTCCGACGGCAAAGATAAAGAAGGAACTGTTGTGGCCgatcaaaaagaagagtaaAAGCAAAGAGGCGGAGTCAATAGACAATGGTAATTATAGTAGCAGTAACAAAAACGGCAACattagcaacaacaacaacaacaacaacaacaacaacaacaacagtggCAACTCCAACTCCTCCAAGATGGCATTGAGTCAAAATCCATCGATTGAAAATGCTACAAGTATTGAACAAAAGTATATCAACCATTTGCAAACACCGCTTTCTGACGAAATTACCGCTCCAAGCACAATAAGAGGTTCCCTTGATACAAGCTCGCGGCCGATACGgcaaacaaaattgaagttgACAGTGAAAACGCCGAAGCAGCACATTCAAAAGCACACAGTATCGCCATCTTCGTCAAATAACGATACCAAAGTTGATAAAAGTACACCCAAAAATGTGCtcaagaaaataaaaatcatCTCCCCGCAAAAGACAGATGCCAGCACTAAACTTTTGGCACCAAAtaccaaaatcaaaaatgaaGCTGAACAccatcaacaccaacaccagcacGCACAAGAGGAAGACACGCATaaagataatgatgatttctGTTTTTCGTGCGGACGACCAGGAATTTTTATATGTTGTGAAACTTGTCCGAAATCGTTTCACTTCACATGTTGCGACCCCCCTTTGGAGGAGCCACCTGAGGACGATTGGTTCTGCCATGAGTGCGTTGCGAAGCGAAACGCGTCATTGTTACCCAATTGGAAAGATATTGGAATCTTTGGtaaattgttgaataaTTTGCAAACTCGAAACCCCAAAGCGTTTGAGTTGCCACGAGCGTTGCGTGAAGATACGTTTATAGGTGTTGAGACAGGTGATTTTGGCGACTACGCTGATGATTCCGAAAAACCCGATATACCAGCAAGTAAACGTAATGGAAACCAGTTGCCGGGTTTTAACCGAGATCCCGACTTGGAGATAGAAACGTTGTATGATGGAGATGGAAAACCCAACTTGTGTCACAAATGTAAAGAATCAGGACTCAACCATAGGACATTGATCAAATGTGACTATTGCCCCTTGATATATCATATCGATTGTCTTGAATACCCGATGTTTGGTCCCAAAACAATTGGCGATAAATGGCGTTGTCCAAACCATGTTTCAGACTTGTTGCCACGTGGCTTGCCGCAATTGAGGCAATATAAGAATAcagaaattgttgaaagtTCATTGCAGACCAATTTCTTGAGGATGATGGCATTGGGAAACTTTGTAGTGAAATTTGATTCTGAGCAGTATCTCAAGGATAATCATAACCACAATAATGGTGGTAGCAATAGTGCAAGAGCAAAAACGGAGAATGCGAATTCGGACAGACTTGCTACTTTGCACTCATTGTCTGATTGGGGTAGTGACCTTAATGCCATCCATCCCGAGTTTCAACCTAGTTTGAATGTCGGCACTATTGTCACCAAAGACGGTATTTGCCAGCCAACTCCGTTGCTGAAACTGAAAATTACACCTATCtcgtcatcttcaaaatcaagaatATATAGGATTCCCGAAAAACTGATAATCATGGACTTTATGAGCAAAGTTGAGAAAAAGGATAATGCTATTGATGCTTACACGGAGTATGAATATCTCAGCCGACTAGAACAAAACCCAgccgaaaaagaaataattgATTCCCTTTATTCCATTCATAGCAGACAGAGGCAGCTTAATTTTGAAGCGTTGCTAAAAGCTGCGCAGTTGAATTTAACGGAAAACTGGAAAGTAGAAAAGGAgcaggagaaggagaaggcgaaggagaaggaggaggaggagaaggaggagaaggaggaagaggataGGACGGAAGATGTTTCTAATATTAGTAAAGACAAAAGCATCCATGAAAACAATATCAATCACAACGATACATTATCATACAAAGAGATTCAGGATTTGatcaagatcaaaaaaCTCATGGAAATCAAGGGCCAGGATAGTTTATTAAAATTTCTTCAATCCAAATAA
- a CDS encoding uncharacterized protein (MEROPS:MER0064643), with the protein MTQTPAPDYSIANSDVVSKYKTAGEIANKVLAQVKEAAVAGSKTYDLCVKGDELLNEELSKIYNSKKTKGTPKGIAFPTTISPNNVPAHLAPVTIDDEANIELKEGDVVSIQLGAQIDGFPSIVGETFVVGEQKNSPVTGQKADLMQAAWTASEAALRTFKPGKKNWDITNIVAKVAKEFDVTPLESMLSHNQERMVMYGPKEIILNPSKQNKNSMETHKFDENDVYGLDILISTSKDGKVKPSNFRTSLYKLTGESYALKMKMSHKILAEFKSKCDGHPFPYNIRNLEDPKKARGGLAESVNHKILLPYDVVIEKDGEYIAQFFTTFGITKTGIVKYTSPVFDSELYKSDKKVTDEEILKLLEEPLNTKVPKSKATKAEKA; encoded by the exons ATGACAC AAACTCCAGCTCCTGATTATTCAATTGCAAACTCAGATGTTGTCTCCAAGTACAAGACTGCCGGAGAAATTGCAAACAAAGTATTGGCACAAGTTAAAGAGGCTGCAGTGGCCGGATCCAAAACTTATGATCTCTGTGTTAAAGGTGATGAGCTTTTGAATGAAGAATTGTCCAAAATCTACAActcaaagaaaacaaaaggaacCCCAAAAGGTATTGCATTCCCAACCACCATCAGTCCAAACAATGTTCCTGCACATTTGGCGCCAGTGACTATAGACGATGAGGCCAACattgaattgaaagaaGGCGATGTTGTGAGCATTCAATTGGGTGCACAGATTGATGGTTTCCCTTCCATTGTTGGTGAAAcatttgttgttggcgagcaaaaaaacagtCCAGTTACCGGCCAAAAAGCCGACTTGATGCAAGCAGCATGGACTGCTTCTGAGGCTGCGTTAAGAACATTCAAGCCCGGTAAGAAGAATTGGGACATCACCAATATTGTTGCCAAGGTTGCCAAGGAGTTTGATGTCACACCATTGGAAAGTATGTTGTCTCACAATCAAGAGAGAATGGTGATGTATGGACCAAAAGAAATCATTCTTAACCCATccaagcaaaacaaaaacagtaTGGAAACACACAAGTTTGACGAAAATGATGTTTACGGTTTGGATATCTTGATCTCCACTTCAAAGGATGGTAAAGTGAAGCCATCGAATTTTAGAACCTCGCTTTACAAGTTGACGGGAGAATCATACGCCttaaagatgaagatgtcACACAAGATTCTTGCCGAGTTCAAGAGCAAATGTGATGGTCACCCATTCCCATACAACATTCGTAACTTGGAAGACCCCAAGAAGGCCAGAGGTGGTTTAGCTGAGTCTGTAAACCACAAGATTCTTTTGCCATATGATGTTGTTATTGAGAAAGATGGAGAATACATTGCCCAATTTTTCACCACATTCGGTATTACAAAGACTGGTATTGTTAAATACACTAGTCCTGTGTTTGACTCTGAGTTGTACAAATCTGACAAGAAGGTTACCGATGAGGAAATTTTAAAGCTTTTGGAAGAGCCTTTGAACACTAAAGTGCCAAAGTCTAAAGCTACAAAAGCCGAGAAAGCTTGa
- the GRX1_4 gene encoding Glutaredoxin-1, with translation MFEWITSWFQPTPVSPEIKQLIETTTQTNNIVVYSKTYCPYCTATKNLLSQYGVPYELIELNSVNNGAEIQRALQEVTGQRTVPNIFINGKHIGGNSDLQALEQSNKLKQLLASSLN, from the coding sequence ATGTTTGAATGGATTACTTCTTGGTTTCAACCAACACCAGTTTCTCCAGAGATCAAACAGTTGATCGAAACAACTACACAGACTAATAATATTGTTGTATATTCCAAAACCTATTGTCCATACTGCACAGCAACCAAGAATTTGCTTTCTCAATATGGCGTTCCTTACGAGCTCATTGAGTTGAATTCCGTCAACAATGGTGCAGAGATACAAAGAGCATTGCAAGAGGTTACAGGGCAAAGAACGGTTCCaaacattttcatcaatggGAAACATATTGGAGGAAACTCGGATTTACAAGCCTTGGAACAGAGTAACAAGTTGAAGCAATTACTTGCTTCCTCACTTAATTAG
- the trl1 gene encoding tRNA ligase (BUSCO:EOG09261IBJ), producing MRDSKETVQELCLRLEESTKLKKNGRCRKNTYAAKNNANVLLDSWRFQDYDYGTGKVKLPIEARGLFTYNNDTIIVRGYDKFFNVGEKSFTKEEYLCKHTVGPYDVTLKENGCIIFISGLPTGEIVVCSKHSTGERDDNTTKNHAIEGEKQLRSQIGDARLGELARYLYENSLTAVAELCDDEFEEHVLAYPKEKAGLYIHGLNHNTVKFHTVPIAEVEKFAHEWGFKFVETLRIEDTANLFNFLHKCAETGTYNGREVEGFVIRCKKLHALNTISKKEANTGAVATSTSQDLKQELNQELNQELNQELNQEQESEDFFFKYKFEEPYLLYRQFREVTRQMLDGKTIESIPLKKHQYVTRQYLKFVANLFVQQPQLKEEFSQNHGIIKVRQLFLEHSQTSGMNLLDLDKALTEAAKNNMDESERTKFVFVPISTIGCGKTTVFHTLKLLFPDWGHVQNDDIPRNAKLKIVDRALQLLADSPAVLFDRNNSSLRERRDIFKMVDEKRSNYLDGMFVIKYVALNFVPSETTDDELWNITFGRVKERGDNHQSIKSGSDEELARKVMMSFIHRFQPLDADKLPDSQFHHVINLKLAKNSSLENVKIIIHSLAKAFPKLMPTSKVPSEESIEMAFRESLAYQPSFTKNMGNNVVGNDQQKKKKEPTFYGIGVGRHHIVSSLEQILENEEYINLQNGGYVQEEFHVTLAHIASSKLPGNKPKWKNLVKLLGVGESNSGRNKLEFSADLKLRQIVINKGKLICIACEIENVYNNEKKIVEIEPLNKFFHVTVGCFPPVKAVESNATLSELYEVQGAFPKDGSYNIGEDKIEVVNITTDLCITNQNLFAFF from the coding sequence aTGAGAGATTCCAAAGAAACAGTTCAAGAGCTCTGCCTTCGACTAGAAGAGTCTACAAAACTCAAAAAGAATGGTCGATGCAGGAAAAACACATATGCAGCCAAGAACAATGCAAACGTATTGTTAGATTCATGGAGGTTCCAAGACTACGACTACGGCACTGGTAAAGTGAAACTTCCCATTGAAGCAAGGGGTTTGTTCACCTACAATAACGACACCATAATAGTCCGAGGTTACGATAAGTTTTTCAATGTCGGCGAAAAATCATTTACCAAGGAGGAGTACCTTTGTAAGCACACAGTGGGACCTTACGATGTCACGTTAAAAGAGAATGGGTGTATCATATTCATCAGTGGGCTTCCCACAGGAGagattgttgtttgttcGAAACATTCCACGGGAGAACGAGACGACAATACAACAAAGAACCATGCAATTGAGGGTGAAAAACAGCTTAGACTGCAAATCGGCGACGCCAGACTCGGCGAGCTTGCAAGGTACTTGTATGAAAACTCGTTGACCGCCGTTGCCGAGCTTTGCGATGACGAATTTGAAGAACACGTGCTTGCAtatccaaaagaaaaggctGGTCTTTACATACACGGGTTGAATCACAACACAGTCAAATTCCATACCGTTCCTATTGCggaagttgaaaaattcGCACACGAGTGGGGGttcaaatttgttgaaacaCTTCGAATAGAGGACACCGCgaatttgtttaatttcttgCACAAGTGTGCAGAAACGGGAACTTATAACGGAAGAGAAGTTGAAGGGTTCGTTATCAGATGCAAGAAACTACACGCGCTAAACACGATACTGAAGAAAGAGGCAAATACTGGCGCGGTTGCCACCTCAACGAGTCAAGATTTGAAACAAGAACTTAATCAAGAACTTAATCAAGAACTTAATCAAGAACTAAATCAAGAGCAGGAGAGTGAagattttttctttaaatacAAGTTTGAAGAACCATATTTGCTTTATAGACAATTCAGAGAGGTGACGCGACAAATGCTTGACGGTAAAACCATAGAGTCGATTCCACTCAAGAAACACCAATATGTCACCAGACAGTATCTCAAGTTTGTAGCAAATTTGTTTgtacaacaaccacaattgAAAGAGGAGTTCTCCCAGAACCATGGTATAATTAAAGTGAGGCAATTGTTTCTCGAGCACTCACAAACGAGCGGAATGAATTTGCTTGACCTTGATAAGGCATTAACGGAGGCggcaaaaaataatatggacgaaagtgaaagaaccaaatttgtgtttgttcCCATCTCGACTATTGGGTGCGGGAAAACAACAGTTTTCCACACACTCAAACTATTATTTCCAGACTGGGGACACGTGCAAAACGACGATATACCGCGTAATGCCAAATTGAAGATTGTGGACCGTGCTTTGCAGTTGTTGGCGGATAGCCCAGctgttttgtttgatcGAAACAATTCATCTTTGcgagaaagaagagatattttcaaaatggttgatgaaaaaaggTCAAATTATCTAGATGGTATGTTTGTGATAAAGTATGTGGCATTAAATTTTGTTCCCAGCGAAACAACTGATGATGAGCTATGGAATATCACGTTTGGTAGAGTCAAAGAGAGAGGCGACAACCACCAACTGATCAAATCTGGTAGTGATGAGGAGTTGGCAAGAAAAGTCATGATGAGCTTTATCCATAGATTCCAGCCACTTGATGCGGACAAGTTACCCGATCTGCAGTTTCATCATGTTATAAACTTAAAGTTGGCAAAGAACTCGTCATTGGAGAATGTCAAAATTATCATTCATAGCTTGGCAAAGGCGTTCCCAAAGCTTATGCCAACTCTGAAAGTACCATCCGAAGAGCTGATTGAGATGGCGTTCAGAGAAAGTTTGGCTTATCAACCGTCATTTACCAAAAATATGGGTAATAATGTTGTTGGCAACGAtcagcaaaagaagaagaaagagccAACTTTTTATGGTATTGGTGTTGGTCGCCATCATATTGTTTCAAGCTTAGAGCAAATTCTTGAAAATGAGGAGTATATCAACCTCCAAAATGGTGGTTATGTGCAAGAGGAATTCCATGTAACTTTGGCGCATATTGCCAGCTCGAAATTACCAGGAAATAAACCAAAATGGAAGAATTTGGTGAAGCTACTTGGGGTTGGCGAGTCGAATAGCGGAAGAAACAAGTTGGAATTTTCTGCCGACTTGAAATTACGTCAGATTGTCATCAATAAGGGGAAACTCATCTGTATTGCATGCGAGATTGAAAATGTTTACAACAACGAGAAGAAAATAGTTGAGATTGAGCCACTTAACAAATTTTTCCATGTCACCGTAGGATGTTTTCCACCGGTAAAGGCAGTTGAATCAAACGCTACGTTGTCTGAACTTTACGAAGTACAAGGAGCTTTCCCAAAAGATGGCTCTTATAATATTGGTGAAGACAAAATCGAGGTGGTAAATATTACCACGGATCTTTGCATTACTAACCAAAATCTATTTGCATTCTTTTAG
- the EXO70 gene encoding exocyst complex component exo70 (BUSCO:EOG092612J3), which produces MTYRVDVDEADITVLNQNLIKSKELFDSINKSLQTISLKTQTAHSTMKPVLTQVNKLTAAQKDIDGGLSLLSEVQEASSQISKLENTLNNSIEYIGLHQYTNTLKQSQVFMVEIRQKFKQFKGIINNFEISLNRADQKLRNYVDSILNLDSNALISKKDEVKAIFEYFNRQGNDKKVVSMYITKRGTQLAAMIKAAERELQPTRIDTPYEKMQFKYNKFTEVVDQALHNEYSVLKQCSLSTSFINPISEYAITEYNQTIISLSQQLQSQQQVTAQENTRNKSIFVTLEVLDNLLLLESSLKSLQVKSVGFDRSLRSFLELGSEIFPKFYREVDAKCSSLPQYTESNTSQMTVEIASVMRRMSEFRQPLLESISMLSQSDWKSEQYNTATYTKPHSKNSTTSTINDTNSTTPESLLSLYFTDIIERIMLDLQDGLANGSKHPTPALSTSYPSSTGENNNQKMKRPAQAFILLKNLFYIENFVNRSELYNVLGSKGQDKIKQLRERFTKIFLEDWSFASFSIIQGMSDVAKLSGQVTFTNIEAPTAGASTNNYASANTSMASTSMSNTNNLSSKEKEQIKELFKKFNQAFEDALSLYQTFHFGEPTFQKQMANEVKKMVLNAYFKLYDKYGNADFTRNRSKYVKWNRQEFEKLLNDKL; this is translated from the coding sequence ATGACGTACAGGGTGGACGTTGATGAGGCGGATATTACAGTTCTCAATCAGAACTTGATCAAGTCCAAAGAGCTATTTGATAGCATCAACAAATCATTACAAACAATCTCGTTGAAAACACAAACAGCTCATTCCACGATGAAGCCGGTCTTGACCCAGGTCAACAAACTCACAGCGGCACAAAAAGATATTGATGGCGGATTGAGTTTGCTATCGGAGGTGCAGGAAGCTTCGTCACAGATTAGTAAATTGGAAAACACATTGAACAACAGTATTGAATATATTGGACTCCATCAATATACAAACACATTAAAACAATCACAGGTCTTTATGGTTGAAATTCGGCAAAAATTCAAGCAGTTCAAAGGGATTATCaataattttgaaattctGTTAAATAGAGCCGACCAGAAATTGAGAAACTATGTTGATCtgattttgaatttggatTCCAATGCCTTGATTTCCAAAAAGGATGAAGTGAAGGCAATATTTGAATATTTTAACAGACAGGGCAATGATAAAAAAGTTGTTAGCATGTACATTACGAAACGTGGAACCCAATTAGCAGCAATGATCAAGGCTGCTGAAAGAGAATTGCAACCAACGCGTATTGATACTCCATATGAAAAGATGCAGTttaaatataataaattCACCGAAGTTGTGGACCAGGCATTGCATAATGAATACTCGGTGTTGAAACAGTGTCTGTTGTCTACCCTGTTTATAAACCCTATTCTGGAGTATGCAATTACCGAGTATAATCAAACCATAATATCCTTATCGCAACAACTACAAAGTCAGCAACAAGTGACGGCCCAAGAAAATACTCGAAATAAATCTATTTTTGTAACTCTTGAAGTTCTTGACAACTTGCTACTTTTAGAATCTTCATTGAAGCTGCTTCAGGTCAAAAGTGTTGGGTTCGATCGAAGCTTAAGAAGTTTCCTTGAGCTTGGTTCCGAGATTTTCCCCAAGTTTTATAGAGAAGTTGATGCAAAATGTTCAAGCTTGCCGCAGTATACTGAAAGCAACACATCCCAAATGACTGTGGAAATAGCTAGTGTTATGCGTCGAATGTCTGAGTTTAGGCAGCCATTGCTCGAGTCAATATCGATGCTATCACAAAGTGACTGGAAATCCGAACAATATAATACGGCTACTTATACGAAACCCCACTCCAAAAACTCTACAACGTCAACTATTAATGATACAAATTCAACAACTCCTGAATCATTGTtgtctctttattttacaGACATTATTGAGCGTATAATGCTTGATCTCCAAGATGGTCTAGCCAATGGCTCTAAGCACCCAACGCCCGCATTATCCACTTCGTACCCCTCATCCACTggtgaaaataataatcagAAAATGAAGAGACCCGCGCAAGCgtttattcttttgaaGAATTTGTTTTATATTGAGAATTTTGTCAATCGTTCTGAATTGTACAATGTTTTAGGCAGCAAAGGACAAGATAAGATTAAACAGTTGCGGGAAAGATTTACAAAGATATTTCTTGAAGATTGGAGTTTTGCGTCATTTTCTATTATTCAGGGGATGTCAGATGTGGCAAAGCTTTCGGGACAAGTGACTTTTACAAACATTGAAGCACCAACAGCAGGTGCTAGTACTAATAACTATGCATCTGCAAATACTTCAATGGCATCTACCAGTATGAGCAATACCAATAATCTTTCttcaaaggaaaaagagcaaattAAGGAGTTGTTCAAAAAGTTTAACCAAGCCTTTGAGGATGCCTTGAGTCTTTACCAAACATTTCATTTTGGTGAGCCAACTTTCCAGAAGCAAATGGCTAATGAGGTGAAGAAGATGGTTTTGAATGCATATTTTAAGTTGTATGACAAGTATGGAAATGCTGATTTTACAAGGAATAGGTCCAAATATGTCAAGTGGAACAGGCAAGAGTTTGAAAAGCTATTGAATGACAAGTTGTAA